The nucleotide window CTATGGCGCCTCGCCGATGCCGCGGCCGGTGATGCAGCGGGCGCTGAAGCTGTGGGGGCCGCGGTTCGCGCAATATTACGGCCAGTCCGAAGCGCCGATCTTCATCACCCATCTGACGAAATCGGATCACGTCGGGCCGAAGGCGGAGCAGCGGCTGGCGTCCTGCGGTCGGCCGTCGATCGACTGCGAAGTCAAGCTGGTCGATGAGGCCGGCGAGGAGGTCGCGCCCGGCGAGGCCGGCGAGATCGCGCTGCGCACGCCGTTCGCGATGAAGGGCTATTACAACGCGCCGGAGCTGAACGCGCAGATGTTTCTGCCGGGCGGCTGGCTGCGCACCCGCGACGTCGGCCGCTTCGACGAGGACGGCTATCTGTATCTGGTCGACCGCACCTCCGACATGATCGTGTCCGGCGGCTACAACGTCTATCCGCGCGAGGTCGAGGACGCGCTGGCGGCGCATCCGGCGGTGCGCGAGGTGGTGGTGGTCGGCCTGCCGGACGATAAATGGGGCGAGAGCGTCGCGGCCTTCGTGGCACTGCGCCAGGGCGCCAGTGCCGAGGAGGCCGAACTGATCGCCTTCGCGCGGGAGCGGGTGGCGAGCTACAAGGTGCCGAAGCAGGTCCGCTTCATCGACGAGGTGCCGAAGAGCCCGGTCGGCAAGCTGCTGCGCCGCGCGGTGCGCGATCCGTTCTGGCAGGGGCGGGAGCGGAAGATTTGAGGCTGCGCGGTTATCGCGCTCCGCTCTCTCCGCGTCATTCCGGGGCGCTCACGAAGTGAGCGAACCCGGAATCTCTGCGGTGCACTGAAGGTCGAGATTCCGGGGTCGCGAGCTGCGCTCGCGCCCCGGAATGAAAGCGGAGGCTGTGCTAGGCTACACGTTGCTCTGCGTGATCGCACTGTACACCAACGTACGCAGTTCGCGGCGGATCGGGTAGGCGCTGGAGGGGATGAGCTGGGTCATGAAGATGGTGATCAGCTCTTCGGCCGGATCGATCCAGAACGCGGTCGAGGCGGCGCCACCCCAATAATATTCGCCGGCCGAGCCCGGCAGCAGCGTCAGCGCCGGGTTCATGTTGACGGCGAAGCCGAGCCCGAAGCCGATGCCGGCGTTGGTGGCTTCGGAGAACATCGACAGCGACATCTGGGTCAGGTCGCGATTGCCGGGCAAATGATTGCTGGTCATCAGCTTCAGCGTCTTCGGCCCGAGCAGCCGGACGCCGCCGAGTTCGCCGCCGTTCAGTAGCGCGCGGCAGAAGGTGAGATAGTCGGCCGTCGTCGACACCAGTCCGCCGCCGCCGGAGATCAGCGCTGGCGGGCTCAGGAAGCTCGAGGTTTCCGGATCGTCCGACAGCGTCATGCCGCCCTTGCCGTCGGCGGTGTAGCAGGCGGCCAGCCGCTGCGCTTTCGCAGGCGGCACGTAGAAGTCGGTGTCGGTCATGCCGAGCGGATCGAGGATGCGCTGCTTGACGAACTGCTCGAACGGCATGCCGCTGATCTTCTGCACGATGTAGCCGATGATGTCGGTCGACACCGAGTAGCTCCAGGCGTCGCCGGGCGAGAACTCCAATGGGATCTGCGCCAAATCGGCGATCCAGGAATCCAGCGTCCCGGCCTTCTCGAACGCGCCGATGCCCTTGTCGCGATAGGCGGCGTCGATATTGGTGCGGTTCTGGAAGCCGTAGGTCAGGCCGGAAGTGTGGCGCAGCAGGTCGACCACCTGCATCGGCCGCGCCGGCGGCTTGGTCAGGAAATACGGCGCGATGCCGGCCTGGAACACGCCGAGATTGGCCCATTGCGGGATGTACTTGACCACCGGATCGTCGAGCTGCACCCGACCTTCCTCGAACAGCATCATCAGCGCCACCGAGGTGATCGGCTTGGTCATCGAATAGATGCGGAAGATGGTATCGTCGCGCACCGCGACCTTGCGTTCGACGTCGGCGAAGCCGAGCGAGGACTGGTACACGATCTGTCCGCGGCGATACACCAGCGTCTGGGTACCGGGCAATTTGCCGGAATCGACATACAGCCGCCGCAGATGGTCGTCGATCCGGCGCAGCGCGGCCTCTGACATGCCGGCGCTGGCGGCCGATCCGATGGTCGGCGTCGAGGATTGGGCAAGTGCGGCTTGGCTCGGCATCGCTTCACTCCTGAAGATCGTGGATCGTCCGGTTGACGGTCCCGGATTCTGGGATGGTTCGCTCGGGCGCCTTTGATATCGGAAAACCGTGACGCGTCCTATCGGCCGTGTGCGGATCGGCGGAGCGAACAGGTCTCTCCTTCCGCGCATGCCGGCCTTCCGCGGCTGCGCTTACCGCGACGGGAAGCATGGTGTACCGTCGCCGCCTCTCCAACGACATCTGAGCGGGATATGCCTCAATTCGACGAGACCGACCTCACCGAGGCGGTCGTCAAGAGCTTCGACGAAACCCCCGATCCGCGCATGAAGCTGTTGATGCGCGAACTGGTGCGCTCGCTGCACGACTACGTCCGCCGCACCGGCCTGACCTTCGAGGAATGGGAGAAGGCGATCGATTTTCTCACCCGCACCGGGCAGAAATCCACGCCGAGCCGGCAGGAATTCATCCTGCTGTCGGATGTGCTCGGGGTTTCGATGCTGGTCGATGCCGTCAACCACCGTGACCGCGCCGGCGCGACGCAGACGACGGTGCTCGGACCATTCTATGTCGGCGAACACAGGCCGATGCCGCGCGGCGCCGACATTTCTCAAGGCGTCGACGGCGAGCCGATGTATGTCGAGGCTCGCATCACCGATCTCGACGGCGCGCCGATCGCCCAGGCCGCGGTCGACGTCTGGCACGCCGACGACGACGGCTTCTACGATTCCCAGAAACCCGGCTATGCCGAGCGCGGCCCGTCGCTGCGGGCGCGGTTCACCACCGATGCGGACGGCCGGATCGCGTTCCGCACCATCCTGCCGTGCAGCTACCCGATCCCGATCGACGGCCCGGTCGGCGACCTGATCCTTGCGGCGCGGCGGCATCCGATGCGGCCGGCGCACGTGCACTTTCTGATCAGCGCTCCTGGTTTCGAGCCGCTGGTCACCCATGTCTTCATCGAAGGTGATAAATATCTGGAATCCGACGTGGTGTTCGGGGTCAAAGAGGAACTGATTTCCAACGTGGAATTGCGCAATGATGCGGTGATGCCCGATGGCCGCGCAGCCGCGGTGCCGTGGCATTTGATGACCTACGAGTTCCGGCTGAAGCCGGGCCAGGGGGCCGCGCCGCGGCCGATGATGGCCAGCACGGCGTCATCGTGATGGGAGTGGATGGTGACTGGGGACATGCGCAGATTCGGCCGGATGGGGCCGAAGCTGGCGCCGATCGGGCAGGGCACCTGGTACATCGACCAGGGTGACCGCGCGTCGGCGATCGCCGCGCTGCGGCGCGGCCTGGATCTCGGCCTGACGCATATCGACACCGCCGAGATGTACGGCGACGCCGAGCCGCTGGTCGCCGAGGCGATCGCCGGCCGGCGCGACGAGGTGTTCCTGGTTTCCAAAGTGTTACCGGGCAACGCCTCCCGCCGCGGCACCATCGCGGCCTGCGAGCGCTCCCTGGCGCGGCTCGGCACCGACCGGCTCGACTGCTATCTGCTGCATTGGCGCGGGCATTATCAGCTCAGCGAGACGGTGGCGGCGTTCGAGGAGCTGGTTGCCGCCGGGAAAATTCTGTCATGGGGCGTCAGCAATTTCGACGCCGGCGATTTGCGCGAGCTGCACCGGATCGCCGGCGACGGCAAGATCGCCTGCAATCAGGTGTTGTATCATCTGCTCGAGCGGGCGATCGAACACGCTGTGATTCCGTGGTGCGAAGCCCATGGTGTCGCGGTGACGGCATATTCGCCGTTCGGTCACGACGAATTTCCGGCGCCGCGCAGTCCGGCCGGTCGCCTGCTGCAGAGCATCGCCGATGCTCATGGCGCCACCCCGCGCCAAGTGGCGCTGGCGTTTCTGACCCGGCGGCCGTCGGTGTTCGCCATCCCGAAGGCGTCCAGCATAACCCACGTCGCGGAAAATGCCGCCGCAGCCGGGCTGCAGCTCGCCGACGACGTGATTGCCGCGATCGACCAGGCCTGCCCGCTCGGGCCTGAGCCGGCCAGCCTGCCGATGTTGTGAGCTGCGTGCCCGTGCTGGGACGAGGTGCTGAGCCGTCGACGCGGGGACCGGCCGCATGACCGAGCCGCGATTTCGGCACTTGTGCCGGCGCGGCGAACATCGTTTTGTCGGATTGTTAGTAGATCGGATCTCCGCCCGCGGAGCCGCCCAGCCTTCTGTCATCCCCAAAGCGTTATCGAGCCTTGACCGTCACCTCGCCAAGTAACGACGCCGTGCGCCGGCTGACCCATCGCCATGCCGACCACCCGCTGCGCGGTATCGCGCTGATCGTCGGCTCGACGGTGTTTCTCGCCTGCTCGGATACGCTGGCCAAATATCTCGGCCGGACGCTGCCGCCGGTCGAGATCGGCTGGATCCGGTTTCTGGTGTTCGTGCTGATCATGATCCCGGTGGCGCTGGCCTCCAAGGAGGCGCCGCTGCGCTCGGCGCGTCCGAAGCTTCAGGTGCTGCGCGCGCTGGCGCTGGTGGCGTCGTCGGTGCTGTTCATCACCGGTTTGCAGTTCCTCCCGATCGCCGAGGCTTCGGCGACCTCGTTCGTGGCGCCGCTGTTCGTCACTGCGCTGTCGATTCCGCTGCTCGGCGAGCACGTCGGCATCCGGCGCTGGATCGCGACGCTGGTCGGCCTCGTCGGCGTGCTGATCGTGATCCGGCCGGGCTCGGCGGCGTTCGATCCTGCGGTCGTTCTGCCGATCCTGTCGGCGCTCGGCTGGGCGCTGACGCTCACCTTGACGCGGATGATCAGCGGTGCCGATCGCGCCGTGGTGACGATGTCGTTCTCCGCGGTGGTCGGATTCGTCACCCTGAGCGCGCTGGTGCCGTTCGTCTGGGTGACGCCGAGCTGGCACGACATCGGCATCGGTCTGCTGGTCGGGCTCGCCTCGACGATGGGGCAGTGGGTGGTGGTGCTGGCCTATCGTTATGCGGACGCCTCGGTGCTGGCGCCGTTCACCTATAGCCAGCTCGTCTGGGTCTCGTTTCTCGGCTTCGGCGTGTTCGGCGAGGTGCCGGATCTGTGGACCTTCGCCGGCGCCGCGGTGATCATCGGCAGCGGCATCTATACGGCGCATCGCGAGAGACTGCGCCGCCGGCAGCCGGCCCTGCCGTCGGAGCCGTATCCGAGCCCGTGAGCTGACGCAGCAACGGCGTCGCGTACGACTTCGCGTCGTCATCGCTTGCCGGCTGCACGCTGCAATATTCCCGATATCATGAGTATTGGTTGCGGCGCGGCGTTCGGTCCCTGCAGCTTCGGCCAATTCTGTGACCGCTTTAAGCATTAGGCAAAACCCGGATGCCAGAGTGCGAAGCGAAAGCAGGTTCCAATCGCCGATGGCCGAACTATCTTCCGCACCTAGCGCCCACTCGTTGGGGATGATCGCCCTGGCTGCCGTGCTGTGTGCGCTCGGCGTCGTCGCGAGCTATGGCGGGCTGCGCAGCATCCGGGTCAGCGAAGGCAAGGTGCGTCGGCATTGGATGTGGGCCACCGCCCCAGCGGCGACGAGCGCGGTCGCCGCTGCTGCCGCACTGGCGCTGCTGGTCGCCTCGGACGCGCCGTCGGCGCCGATCTGGGCACTCGGGCTGATGACCGGCTCGGTGATCGCCACCACCTGCTTTGCGATGATGGCGGTGTGGCTGAATTTGCTCGCAGGCCGCCGCACCCGCCTGACCTTGGCCGAGCGTGACATGCTGCTCGACGCGATCGTCAACGATACAGCGCGCGGCTTTTGTCTGTTCGACGCCGGCGGCAGGTTGCAGCTCTGGAACGAGGCGTTCCTCGACATCTACGGAATCCCGCCCGGCCGCGATATCGCCGGCAAAAGCCTGCTTCGGATACTGGCGCTGATGCGTAGTGCCGGCAACTTCGTCACTGAGCCGGGACAACTGATCGAGTTGCGCGCGGCGCTGGTCTCCCGCGGTCCGACCAGCGTGGTGGCCGATTTGCGCGACGGGCGGCACATCCGGATCCACCTGAAGCGTCTGCCGAACGGCGGCTGGATCGCCAAGCATGTCGATATTACCGATCACAAACAGGCCGAGCAGCGTTTCGCCTATCTGGCGCTGCACGACGTCGCCACCGGTCTGCCCAATCGTGCCGCCTTCAACGAGCGGATCGTGGCAAGCGTCGAACAGGCCCGCCGGTTCGACGCCAGCTTTGCGGTGATCCGGCTCGGCATCGACCGCTTCAAGGAGATCAACGACGTGTTCGGCCAGGCGGTCGGCGATGCGGTCCTGGCCGAGATGGCGCGGCGCCTCGCCGATACCTGCCATTGGGGCTTTCTGGCCCGGCCCGGCGGCGACGAGTTTTCGATCGTCACACCGCCGGACGCTGCGGCGGACTCGATCCAGGACGTCTGCCGGCAACTGGCCCGGTTGTGCGATTCCGAATTCGAGGTCGACGGCCACCGGATCAGAGTCGGCGCGACCGCCGGCGTCAGCGTCTATCCGCGCGACGGCGAGGATGCCGATGCGCTGATCGCTCATGCCGACGTGGCGCTGTATCGCGCCAAGACCGAGCAGCGCGGCACGGTGTGTCTGTTCGAGCCGGCGATGGACCTGCAGATCCGCGAAAAGCGCGCGCTGCAGCGCGAGCTCGCGGTGGCGCTGGAGCAGCGGCAGTTCGAAATCCACTACCAGCCGCAAGCGACTACGTCCGGTGAGATCGTGGGCTTCGAGGCGCTGCTGCGGTGGCGTCATCCGATCCGGGGCATGGTGTCGCCGGCGCTGTTCGTGCCGCTGGCCGAAGAGACCGGGCAGATCGGTCCGATCGACGAATGGGTGCTGCGCAGCGTCTGTACCGAGGCGGCGTCGTGGGCCAAGCCGCTTGCGATCGCCGTCAACTTCTCGCCGCTCGATTTCCGCCGTCTCGACGTGCCGGCGCTGATTCTGCAAGTCCTGCTGGAGACCGGGCTGGAGCCGTCACGGCTCGAGATCGAAATCACCGAAGGCGTGCTGATCGACGACTTTTCCGGCGCGATCGCGATCCTGCGCAAGATCAAGAATCTCGGCGTGCGCGTCGCGATGGACGATTTCGGCGCCGGCTATTCGTCGCTGTCGTACCTGCAATCGTTTCCGTTCGACAAGATCAAGATCGATCAGGCGTTCACTCGCAAGCTCGAGATCAACCCGGAAACGGCCGCGATCGTCGAAGCGATCCTCAGCCTGGCGCGCACGCTGAAACTGCCGGTGATCGCCGAAGGCGTCGAGACCGAAAGCCAGCTCGCGTTCCTGGCCCGTGCCGGCTGCGACGAAGTGCAGGGCTATCTGATCGGGCGGCCGCAGCCGATCGCGCATTACCGTGCCCTCACTGCCGCCGAGGCGACGGGCGCGGGGCGGGTCGCCAAAGCCGTTTGATGTTGCGTTGCAGCAGGATCGCTGCAATTTCCGTCTGATGGTAGAAGATCCCTGTCGATCACGCCGCACACGCGCAATTGTGCGACCATGCCTTGCGACGCGGATGCCGGTGAATTTATATGCAGTTCCCGCACAATGGCGGTGGTCGATAGTCGGTCCGTGCATCGAGGCGAGCGCCTCGCGCAACGGCACCGATCCTGATCACACTCACCACCAACCACCCGCGATCAAGCAAGAGGTTCACGATGGTCAACCGCATGCAGTTCTACATCGATGGCGCCTGGGTCGATCCCGTCGTCAAGAAGTCGACGCCGGTCTTCAATCCCGCCACCGAAGAGGCGATGTATGAGGTTGCGCTCGGCTCCAAGGCCGATGTCGACAAGGCGGTCGCCGCGGCCAAGCGCGCGTTCGAGACGTTCTCGGTGACCAGCCGCGAAGAGCGTATCGCGCTGCTCGAAAAGATCATCGCGGTCTACAAGAGCCGGATGAAGGAGATCGGCGCGGCGATTTCCGACGAGATGGGCGCCCCGCTGCCGATGGCCGAAAAGATGCAGGCCGGCGCCGGCCTCGGTCACATCATGTCGACCCTCGACGTCTTGAAGAACTATCAGTTCGAGGAGCCGATGGGCTCGGCGATGATCGTGCGCGAGCCGATCGGCGTCATCGGCATGATCACGCCGTGGAACTGGCCGCTCAACCAGATCGCCTGCAAGGTCGCCCCCGCGATCGCGGCGGGTTGCACCATGATCCTGAAGCCGTCGGAATTCACCCCGACCTCTGCGCTGATCTTCGCCGAAATCCTGCACGAAGCCGGCGTGCCGAAGGGCGTGTTCAACCTCGTCAACGGCCTCGGCCCCGAGGTCGGCGCGGCGATGAGCGAGCATCCGGACATCGACATGATCTCGTTCACCGGCTCGACCCGCGCCGGCATCGACGTCGCCCAGCGCGCGGCGCCGACGGTGAAGCGCGTCAGCCAGGAACTCGGCGGCAAGTCGCCCAACGTGATCCTCGAGGACGCCGACCTGACCAAGGCGGTGACCGGCGGCGTGATGCACATGTTCAACAACTCCGGCCAGTCGTGCAACGCGCCGAGCCGGATGATCGTGCCGCTGTCGAAGATGCAGGAGGTCGCCGCGATCGCCAAGGGCGTCGCCGAGAAGACCAAGGCCGGTGATCCCCGCGCCGAGGGCACCACCATCGGCCCGGTGGTCAACCGAATCCAGTGGGACAAGATCCAGGCGCTGATCAACAAGGGCATCGAAGAAGGCGCGACGCTGGTCGCCGGCGGCCCCGGCCTGCCGGAAGGGGTCAACAAGGGCTTCTATGTGCGCCCGACGGTGTTCGCCGACGTCACCAAGAACATGACGATCGCGCGCGAAGAAATCTTCGGGCCGGTGCTGGTGATCATGGGCGCCAAGGATGAGAACGAGGCGGTCGAGCTCGCCAACGACACGCCATATGGTTTGGCCGGCTATGTTTCGGCCGGCTCGGTCGATCGCGCCCGCGCGGTCGGCCGCAAGATCCGCGCCGGCAACGTCAACCTGCAAGGCGTGCCCAACGAACGCACCGCGCCGTTCGGCGGCTACAAGCAGTCGGGCAACGGCCGCGAGTGGGGCAAGTTCGGTCTCGAAGAATATCTCGAGGTCAAGGCGATCGCCGGCTTCAACGCCGCCTGATCGATCCCGCAACTATTTGGTGAGCTACGCCGGGACGGTTCCTCCGTCTCGGCGTTTCTCTTTTTCGCGTTGTTCCGGGTCCGGTACTCGTCCGAGTAGTTGGTTCATCTTACCGTCGCTAAAAGGAGCTTAAGTGCCGTGGCTCCGGGGCGATCGACTCGCCCGAACGAGGGCGAAGGATTCGATGAACACGTTGCCTTCCGATTCCCACCGACGCCAGTTCCTGACCATCGCCTTCAGTGGCGTCGCGATTCTGATCGCGCTGGTTGTGGCCAAAGCGATCACCTGACCACGCGATTGACATCGGTGGCCGCCGTCCTTCAAGTGCCTGCGAAACTGCAGCGGGACGGACCATGGCCGACGGATTGCGCAAGGGACTGACAGCATACGGCGATTCGGGATTTTCGCTGTTCCTGCGCAAAGCCTTCATCAAGGCGATGGGCTATTCGGACGACGCCCTCGACCGGCCGATCGTCGGCATCACCAACACTCACAGCGACTACAATCCCTGTCACGGCAACGCCCCGCAGATCATCGAGGCGGTGAAGCGCGGCGTGATGCTGGCCGGGGCGATGCCGATGGTGTTTCCGACCATTTCGATCGCCGAGAGCTTCGCGCATCCGACCTCGATGTACTTGCGCAACCTGATGGCGATGGACACCGAGGAGATGATCCGCGCCCAGCCGATGGACGCGGTGGTGGTGATCGGCGGCTGCGACAAGACCCTGCCGGCGCAAGTGATGGCCGCGGTGTCGGCCGATCTGCCGACGGTGGTGATCCCGGTCGGCCCCATGGTGGTCGGCCATCACAAGGGCGAGGTGCTCGGCGCCTGCACCGACTGCCGGCGGCTATGGGCGAAGTATCGCGCCGGCGAGATCGACGATGCCGGGATCGAAGCGGTCAACGGCCGGCTGGCGCCGTCGGTCGGCACCTGCATGGTGATGGGCACGGCTTCGACGATGGCCTGCATGATCGAGGCGATGGGGCTGTCGCTGCCGATGAGCGCGACGATCCCGGCGCCGCATGCC belongs to Rhodopseudomonas palustris and includes:
- a CDS encoding serine hydrolase domain-containing protein; amino-acid sequence: MPSQAALAQSSTPTIGSAASAGMSEAALRRIDDHLRRLYVDSGKLPGTQTLVYRRGQIVYQSSLGFADVERKVAVRDDTIFRIYSMTKPITSVALMMLFEEGRVQLDDPVVKYIPQWANLGVFQAGIAPYFLTKPPARPMQVVDLLRHTSGLTYGFQNRTNIDAAYRDKGIGAFEKAGTLDSWIADLAQIPLEFSPGDAWSYSVSTDIIGYIVQKISGMPFEQFVKQRILDPLGMTDTDFYVPPAKAQRLAACYTADGKGGMTLSDDPETSSFLSPPALISGGGGLVSTTADYLTFCRALLNGGELGGVRLLGPKTLKLMTSNHLPGNRDLTQMSLSMFSEATNAGIGFGLGFAVNMNPALTLLPGSAGEYYWGGAASTAFWIDPAEELITIFMTQLIPSSAYPIRRELRTLVYSAITQSNV
- a CDS encoding intradiol ring-cleavage dioxygenase; its protein translation is MPQFDETDLTEAVVKSFDETPDPRMKLLMRELVRSLHDYVRRTGLTFEEWEKAIDFLTRTGQKSTPSRQEFILLSDVLGVSMLVDAVNHRDRAGATQTTVLGPFYVGEHRPMPRGADISQGVDGEPMYVEARITDLDGAPIAQAAVDVWHADDDGFYDSQKPGYAERGPSLRARFTTDADGRIAFRTILPCSYPIPIDGPVGDLILAARRHPMRPAHVHFLISAPGFEPLVTHVFIEGDKYLESDVVFGVKEELISNVELRNDAVMPDGRAAAVPWHLMTYEFRLKPGQGAAPRPMMASTASS
- a CDS encoding aldo/keto reductase → MRRFGRMGPKLAPIGQGTWYIDQGDRASAIAALRRGLDLGLTHIDTAEMYGDAEPLVAEAIAGRRDEVFLVSKVLPGNASRRGTIAACERSLARLGTDRLDCYLLHWRGHYQLSETVAAFEELVAAGKILSWGVSNFDAGDLRELHRIAGDGKIACNQVLYHLLERAIEHAVIPWCEAHGVAVTAYSPFGHDEFPAPRSPAGRLLQSIADAHGATPRQVALAFLTRRPSVFAIPKASSITHVAENAAAAGLQLADDVIAAIDQACPLGPEPASLPML
- a CDS encoding DMT family transporter encodes the protein MTVTSPSNDAVRRLTHRHADHPLRGIALIVGSTVFLACSDTLAKYLGRTLPPVEIGWIRFLVFVLIMIPVALASKEAPLRSARPKLQVLRALALVASSVLFITGLQFLPIAEASATSFVAPLFVTALSIPLLGEHVGIRRWIATLVGLVGVLIVIRPGSAAFDPAVVLPILSALGWALTLTLTRMISGADRAVVTMSFSAVVGFVTLSALVPFVWVTPSWHDIGIGLLVGLASTMGQWVVVLAYRYADASVLAPFTYSQLVWVSFLGFGVFGEVPDLWTFAGAAVIIGSGIYTAHRERLRRRQPALPSEPYPSP
- a CDS encoding putative bifunctional diguanylate cyclase/phosphodiesterase, translating into MVAARRSVPAASANSVTALSIRQNPDARVRSESRFQSPMAELSSAPSAHSLGMIALAAVLCALGVVASYGGLRSIRVSEGKVRRHWMWATAPAATSAVAAAAALALLVASDAPSAPIWALGLMTGSVIATTCFAMMAVWLNLLAGRRTRLTLAERDMLLDAIVNDTARGFCLFDAGGRLQLWNEAFLDIYGIPPGRDIAGKSLLRILALMRSAGNFVTEPGQLIELRAALVSRGPTSVVADLRDGRHIRIHLKRLPNGGWIAKHVDITDHKQAEQRFAYLALHDVATGLPNRAAFNERIVASVEQARRFDASFAVIRLGIDRFKEINDVFGQAVGDAVLAEMARRLADTCHWGFLARPGGDEFSIVTPPDAAADSIQDVCRQLARLCDSEFEVDGHRIRVGATAGVSVYPRDGEDADALIAHADVALYRAKTEQRGTVCLFEPAMDLQIREKRALQRELAVALEQRQFEIHYQPQATTSGEIVGFEALLRWRHPIRGMVSPALFVPLAEETGQIGPIDEWVLRSVCTEAASWAKPLAIAVNFSPLDFRRLDVPALILQVLLETGLEPSRLEIEITEGVLIDDFSGAIAILRKIKNLGVRVAMDDFGAGYSSLSYLQSFPFDKIKIDQAFTRKLEINPETAAIVEAILSLARTLKLPVIAEGVETESQLAFLARAGCDEVQGYLIGRPQPIAHYRALTAAEATGAGRVAKAV
- a CDS encoding aldehyde dehydrogenase family protein gives rise to the protein MVNRMQFYIDGAWVDPVVKKSTPVFNPATEEAMYEVALGSKADVDKAVAAAKRAFETFSVTSREERIALLEKIIAVYKSRMKEIGAAISDEMGAPLPMAEKMQAGAGLGHIMSTLDVLKNYQFEEPMGSAMIVREPIGVIGMITPWNWPLNQIACKVAPAIAAGCTMILKPSEFTPTSALIFAEILHEAGVPKGVFNLVNGLGPEVGAAMSEHPDIDMISFTGSTRAGIDVAQRAAPTVKRVSQELGGKSPNVILEDADLTKAVTGGVMHMFNNSGQSCNAPSRMIVPLSKMQEVAAIAKGVAEKTKAGDPRAEGTTIGPVVNRIQWDKIQALINKGIEEGATLVAGGPGLPEGVNKGFYVRPTVFADVTKNMTIAREEIFGPVLVIMGAKDENEAVELANDTPYGLAGYVSAGSVDRARAVGRKIRAGNVNLQGVPNERTAPFGGYKQSGNGREWGKFGLEEYLEVKAIAGFNAA